CAGAAAGTAGCCGCCACCGGCAGATTTAGGTCACGCCGCCGCTTTTGGACTGGGACTAACAAGAGACGAGACAAGCGGCCTCGTCAGCACTGCGTCGCGTCGCGTGGCTGTGTACAGGACGTTAATTATGAGAGACATAATGCCGGGGGAGATAACAAGTCAACCTGGGATGTGAGGTAAGCACTTTCGGCAGCACAGATTCAGTTTTCGTGGAGTTAgtggcgcaaaaaaaaaaaagaacaaaagaaaaaaacacacacacaaaagtgaCTGGTGATGATTGGGGTGGGGGTCAAGCACCATTTACAAAATGTACATGTGGTCGTTTTAATCCTGTGGTTTTAGAAGGCTCTATTTGAGGGATggggaggcttttttttctgtcagggGCCATTCCATTTGCAAAATTACTCGTGCAAATGGGGATGTATAGTTACTGAAACACACTTTTAATAACTGGAAttcttttaaatacaaaaaaaaactgatgttaAATGTTTCCCCTTAAATAAGAAGCTGTAAAACACTTGGGGGggttaaaaataaactaaactaaaatgtatttaagttCTGTAAGTATTTACTCTTaatatacaaacaaaaaaaatccccaatgtTTCGACTGTATCTGTGATCTATAATTTATTTAATCCTACATCTTCataatgtctcttttttttttacattatcatACCCCATACGAAAAACATGGCccctgaaagagaaaaaaatccacatttggGCATACTCCAGGGACGCTgcaaagatgaataaataattacaataatcaaaaataaaaggcaCACGAAAGATCCTGGGTGAGATTGGCACTAATGcatgctaaaaaataaaaaaagaaacgtaTCGCCAAGTATGAATATGAGTGAAATATTCTAGAAAggggtgaagaaaaaaaaaaatcatgcgcAAAAATCATCTCCCAACGTATCGCAGCGAGCGTCCTTGGTGTCAGCTGATTTCAAGTCCTCTAGTGTGGGGATGTACAGTAACTAGTGTACACGggatatatatgtacgtatgtatacacacGCTGTGTAACTGTGtatttgtgtgcgtgttttgTTTCAAGTCCAGGGTAAGCCGCCACAGAACCCCACCCCACCCAACCCCACCCCAACCCAACCCGCCACGGCGGGTCACCAGTAGAAGGAGCGAGTCAGGAAGTTGGCGGCCGTGTTGAGCCAGCCCACTCCGTCCGCCACCGATCCCACGCGCGTCACCGCCTTGTCCGGGTCCTGCGACGGACTCTCCTCCTCGGGCAGGTAGTCCGGGATGTCCGTGTTCTCTTCCGCCGCCGACGCGCCGTCGCCCTCTTCCTGGAATGGCAAGATCAGCTACCGCACAGACAAATGTTAGGACTGGGTGGGCTCACGTTTCGACGCTGATTTCAATTCTGTTATGTATTGTTTCGACTtgtagttttcatttaaaaataaatatccagaATTCTACAGCACATTGGAGTTGCACAAGGATAAAAAAAGTCAAGTAGACAAATGTAAGAGCTGCAGATATAGTTGAAATTGAGCGAAGAGTGACCCCTGTTGGTCTTAGCGGGCATTAacggattttattttattatttagttacaagatattttaaaataaatattctctggtctttttagagtttttttctccattttgtcattttaatttgtatttctttttttactaaaaCAACAAATTAGGAGAAAACTTaatattcccttttttatttttaatgttttaagtaTGATTTCTGTTGTCCTGATGATCTTTCATTATGGAATACAGAAacaatttaaatgttattttagcGAGAAACAtagatgttttatttatacGGGCCGCAAATAATTACATCCGATGCCAGATCTGGCCCCTAGGCCTTGAAATGGACACCGGTGCCTTTGGTTAAATGTTACTGATAGTGTTAAAGGTATACATAATGTATTATCGAATTATCGCCAGGCTTGTTGAAAAGGTATCTCTGTCCATGGCCATAAAAATGGTAATTTACACCCTTATAAAACAcagtaaataagtaaatattgCTCACCTCTCCTCCATCATCCGTTCTTAAAACTTGCTGAGCTTTCATGACTTTAGTAGAGTTGATGGCTGTGCCCAACGCCTGTCACCATAAAAAGTTGGATTTATTTCAATAATTCTCGGTGCACTGTGCGATTGTTGTAGCTTGCGCTCACGTCAGCTTTGAGGTCGGATCGGATCCTAACGACGCATCTCTTGACGGCCATTTGGAAGGTGAAGCTGATGACTCCTCGGATCTTCAGCAAGGCCTCTTCGCAGAGGCTCCTACGAGTCTGGGGCGGGAGAAATATTGgcaggattttaaaaaatgggggaGCGTCCAACTTAAAGACGTGAATGGACGGCAGGTACCGACCGGGTCGTCCAGTCCGTCGATGTGCAAGACCACCGTCTTGGCCCTCTTGTTGTTGGAGCCCAGGAAGAACTGAGCCTTACGCCGGCAGGAGGCGGCCGCCGCCTCGGCCTGCTCGGCCTCCTCCTTCCCGGCCGACTGAAAGATCTCGTAGATCTCCGAGGCCAGCAGTTTGGTTTCCCCGGGCGACACGCTCCttggaaagaagaagaaatgttTAAATTTGGAGACACTTTGTTTGTGTTGCTATAtgtagaatttttttcttatgatttttttttacatttgctaTATTCTAATAACTCACTGCACATCCACAATACATTCTTAGTCTATTTAATTTTCATTACCGCCACCAAAAAGCCTGCAGTTAAATTTTAATAAACTAATTTGATGTCAATTACTATTCTTACTTGACAGAATAACTTGAATTTCAGGTCAAATTGAACTTTTACAAAAACGCACTAaatgtttttctcatttttattccaaacaaaagccattatttaaaaaaaaaaaatacgtagTGCTATTTCTTACAATATTAACTATTTTGTATCATTAAAAACTTGGATTATATTTAACAGGTTTGACTGAAATTAAAGTCACAACCAATCCACCATCAATGAGAGACCatattttaatatgcttgacCTTATGTGCTGTGGATGTTaagaaactattttaaaaagctgAAAATACTGTACTATGTCAGACTTTTGTGTCAAATCTACCACAATGTGGCGTTGTCGTTTGGCCTTGGCAGAGGTCTGCAATTAAAAAGTAGGGGTCTGAAATTTGTAATAATACAAccattatagatttttttttttagaaataagaAACTTGATGATAAATAGTAACTTTTGagtgactttttgggggaacACTACAGGAGGAGCCCGCTAGAATAATCAAAATAAAGCCCATGTTAAATGGTTTGGTGCAGTTTGCGTGCCACTTGCTTCTGCATGACATTATGCAAGCTCAGCATCATGCCCAGCTCGCC
This Stigmatopora argus isolate UIUO_Sarg chromosome 17, RoL_Sarg_1.0, whole genome shotgun sequence DNA region includes the following protein-coding sequences:
- the armc1 gene encoding armadillo repeat-containing protein 1 codes for the protein MSAEMDALTVVNQLRDLAADPLNRRAIVEDQGCLPGLILFLDHPNPQVVYSALLAVRYLAECRANREKMKGELGMMLSLHNVMQKSVSPGETKLLASEIYEIFQSAGKEEAEQAEAAAASCRRKAQFFLGSNNKRAKTVVLHIDGLDDPTRRSLCEEALLKIRGVISFTFQMAVKRCVVRIRSDLKADALGTAINSTKVMKAQQVLRTDDGGELILPFQEEGDGASAAEENTDIPDYLPEEESPSQDPDKAVTRVGSVADGVGWLNTAANFLTRSFYW